From the genome of Sulfurimonas paralvinellae:
CAAGTAATCATAACCATTATAAAGTGTAAACAGACCATAGAGAACAACTGCTACAGATGAGAGGCTCATCATCATGTTTCTAAAGCTGGTAGCCGAAGCAAGCGAAGAGAGAAAACCAAGTGAAAACATTGCCGGAATCGTACTCACGCCAAAGATGAACATTACAAGTGCACCGTAAAAAGGACTTGCCGTACTTGCAGCCGTAATGGCAAAGAAGTAGACAAAACCACATGGCAGTAGTCCATTGAGCATACCGAGTATAAAGAAGCTGACATTAGATTTGGAGTGAAGTATCTTTTGAAATGATTTTTTATAAAAGTTCGATGAAGATATGGAGTGTTCAATAACCGTCAGAAACTTTATCTTCCCCATCAAAGAGAGTCCCGCCAAGACCATGGCCGTACCGGCAATAATTAAAAGTGTACCGTTTGCCGTATTGTTAAACGTAGCCACACCTCCGATAGCACCAAAAAGAGCTCCTAAGATCGTATAGGTAAGCACTCTTCCAAAATTATAAAGCAGGTGTGCAACTGTTTTAGATACCTTTGAGCTTGCAGGCTCTATTTTAATGGTCGAATATGCCAAAACAATACCGCCGCACATACCGATGCAATGACCGAAGGAACCTAAAAAAGCAATAGAGACGATTGTCAGTAAATTGACTGTATCCATTATCTGCCCAACAACTGTTTTCTTATTTTCGGGTCTTTCATCGTCTCTCCACGCAGTACCTTAAGACACATTGTCTTAAAGTCTATCATACCCTTGCCTTTTTTTTCATAGGCTCCAAATCCATATCCCATCGGTGTCATTTCATTAACACTGTAGTAGGCTTTTCTACCGTCTATCCACTTGTGTGTATCTCGGCTCATTACCCAGATAACGGCCTCTTTTTCAAATGGTTTGTCTTTGAGCCA
Proteins encoded in this window:
- a CDS encoding sulfite exporter TauE/SafE family protein, which gives rise to MDTVNLLTIVSIAFLGSFGHCIGMCGGIVLAYSTIKIEPASSKVSKTVAHLLYNFGRVLTYTILGALFGAIGGVATFNNTANGTLLIIAGTAMVLAGLSLMGKIKFLTVIEHSISSSNFYKKSFQKILHSKSNVSFFILGMLNGLLPCGFVYFFAITAASTASPFYGALVMFIFGVSTIPAMFSLGFLSSLASATSFRNMMMSLSSVAVVLYGLFTLYNGYDYLTNPLRTILQCH